In Micropterus dolomieu isolate WLL.071019.BEF.003 ecotype Adirondacks linkage group LG09, ASM2129224v1, whole genome shotgun sequence, the DNA window TACAAGCTATTACAGGTTTACATATTTGTTGCGGTTGTACATGGATATCAGTGCACAGCAGCGTGCACTTGTGTTCTGTTGTATCTGTCAGTTTAACCACAGTTAACAGAGGATTTTCAGTTGGGTCACAAATGTATTAGTGCTTTCTGGCACCATAATGGAGGGTGGTGGAGATTTGGCTCTCTGCTAGCTGAAGCACCTTGTTGTCATGTTCCAGTAGAAATGTTCAGTAAAAACTAAGAAGTATGATTTGTTCTTGCGCTACAGTGCAAGCATCTGTTAAGAATTGCACCTTAGCTAGTGTCcaaattacattaaacaaaatacTGATGTTTAGCTAATAATTAGCTAAACATCAAACttgaaaattaatgtttttgtctaCACAGTGAAGATTTAGCTTTCCAAAAGCAAGCTGAAATCTCATCTGTAGAAATGTTCAGTAATATTCTCACACTGATTTGTTCTTACGCTACAGTGCAAGCATCTGTTAAGAATTGCACCTTAGCTAGTGTCcaaattacattaaacaaaatacTGATGTTTAGCTAATAATTAGCTAAACATCAAACttgaaaattaatgtttttgtctaCACAGTGAAGATTTAGCTTTCCAAAAGCAAGCTGAAATCTCATCTGTAGAAATGTTCAGTAATATTCTCACACTGATTTGTTCTTACGCTACAGTGCAAGCATCTGTTAAGAATTGCACCTTAGCTAGTGTCcaaattacattaaacaaaatacTGATGTTTAGCTAATAATTAGCTAAACATCAAACttgaaaattaatgtttttgtctaCACAGTGAAGATTTAGCTTTCCAAAAGCAAGCTGAAATCTCATCTGTAGAAATGTTCAGTAATATTCTCACACTGATTTGTTCTTACGCTACAGTGCAAGCATCTGTTAAGAATTGCACCTTAGCTAGTGTCcaaattacattaaacaaaatacTGATGTTTAGCTAATAATTAGCTAAACATCAAACttgaaaattaatgtttttgtctaCACAGTGAAGATTTAGCTTTCCAAAAGCAAGCTGAAATCTCATCTGTAGAAATGTTCAGTAATATTCTCACACTGATTTGTTCTTACGCTACAGTGCAAGCATCTGTTAAGAATTGCACCTTAGCTAGTGTCcaaattacattaaacaaaatacTGATGTTTAGCTAATAATTAGCTAAACATCAAACttgaaaattaatgtttttgtctaCACAGTAAAGATTTAGCTTTCCAAAAGCAAGCTGAAATCTCATCTGTAGAAATGTTCAGTAATATTCTCACACTGATTTGTTGTTGTGCTACAAAGCTAGCTTCCACAAGTGGTTGTTGGCTATTGTCTAAATTACGAGTTTAAGGTATATTGCTaattagctaactgttagctagCTGTGACATCGTCGCACTTGGGAATGTGTAAAACATCAATTAGAGAGCTAAAGACCTCCAACATGGCCGCCATAGGGTGTGTTAAACCACCTgaaaaacagctgtaactggacaGTTAGTGTTTGATGGCTAGTAAACACAGACAGATTAGGACTAAAGCAAGCTAGATTCCAGATCAGGTCGTACTGAATCAGCTGTTCTCTTTCCAAATTTACACTTTACAGTGGCGCCTCTGGGTCATTTTCCATTCATGTATTGGGACAGTGAACCAACAGTCTCTGAATATTCATTTTAGCAGATCAAATACTAAAAGTAATTCTcgttatttatttaatctgcCATTTATCTTCTCAATCATTAGGTCTAGAAATTGCAGCAGCAAAcgctcacatttgagaagctgttaCCAGAATAACAATAGAATGAATACAATTCAGGTAACCGCAGCACACCGTCCCAATACTGATGCTCCGACTCGTCCGCAACCGTTTGCATCTGTGCCATCTAAGTACAACTCACCATCAGCACACTGGCTTCACTACAACACACTAATCCACATTACTCCAATAACTGTAGCTAAGTAGTAACACGGAACCTGTAATAGCAACTTCTATGACTACCATGGACTTGGATGTCTATGCTAACACAACATTACTCAGTTGCTTTATAGTTGGTAGATTAGCAACATGTTAAAAGTTGAACAGCGGCAGAGGGGTTGGCGAATCTGGAGGCCAACAAAGTTGCAGATCATGTCTGTCTGCAAGAGTACTTTGATTAGTTAGAGTAGCTATCAGTGATcgaaagtgctttacagaaaataaatacaaaatgcaatAATTAAACCGAATTCCAAAAATAAATCTCTACCCACAATATCTTTGACGCTCAGTTCGGACAATCAAAGacaggttgttgttttgtaaagCTAACAGCAGACTTAATCTCGCAAGTTTTAGGCGTCCACAGTTCCCGATCCACTGCTTGGATATTATGGGTTTAACTGTGttataaatctaatttaaaagcCAAAATGATTGTTTATACTGGGGCACACTTTTAAGAACATGCAGGTCGATCTATTAATCGTATAAGTAACTGTAACAACTAAAAATCTTTAGTTGCGAATGGTTACACAGCATTCTTCAATACGCTACCCTACATATACAAAGTATTTTAGCTCGAGTAGAAGCTcaatttttctttcatttcagacaaaataaaaatcagcataaattcaattaaatagAGCATATTTAAGTAAAATTCAGCACACAGGCTTTTGGCACCTTTTTTAGTGGAAATGGGACACTACGGGGATGTAAAAGGAGCGTTTGACGAATAAAAATGCACAAACgcatcaaaatataaatatgtacatacaaataataatttgatcTTTTGAAAATACTCATCATTCCTTCCAGCTTACTGTTATCTCTTCCAGAATTTCCTACATCATCGGTCTCTTATCAATACTAAACACATTTActtaatgtttcatttaagtCGTTTCTGCTACAAGAATGACCTTGTACAACTTGCTCGTGTTTGACAATGTCCTTTCACATCTTTTCTCTTCTATACTGAAGTTGCCCAGGGGAAATGATCTCGGATCAGCATCAGGGTTAGTGGTCGTTAACCCTCATTTAAAGAATTTCTCTTTGGCCAAAAGGTGATGGTGCCAAGTTTTCAACTAACTTCACCATGAttcaatgttttgtttcttgatCAGACTCTCTGGGCAACTTCCTATCTTCTTCAAATGGTTTTTATGTCATAGCTCCCGTTTGCGTTTacttaataataacaattttgtGTCCCTTCAAGAgcatatttgtttaaattcaaCGAGGGACACAAAATGGCTCAAACCAACCCTTCTAGTCTAGTGAATACTTGGTGCCGATCGATCATTGGTCGCCGTCCTCTTGAGCCTGACGCCTCGTCGGATAGCCACCAGAAAGTCCTCCACCTCGCTATATTCTGTCTCCTCTAAAAGCTCCGGGAGAGGCTGGCGCTCCCACTCTGACGCCCGACCGCTGGGCTGCGGGGGTGGGGTCGGAGGATCTGACCCCTCGCCCAGGTGCTGGGTCTCCCAGGAGCCTGACCTCTGTGACAACGGCCCGCTGTTTCCAGGTGACAACAGTGTGGTCGGGGGGCTGAGCGGGGTTCGTTGTGTGTTGCCGTCCTCTGATGCTGCCCTGCTTGGGAAACCGGGATGTTCAGGCACAGTGGGGGTCTTGACTGGAATCATGGGGGGCTTGATGGGGATGGGGCCCAAGCTAAGGCCCCCAGACGGCCGCCGCAAGTTGGGTTTGGAGGACGGTGTCCGTCGGATGGTGGCGACCCCCGGGGTGATTATGGCAGAGGGGTTGGAGGGCAGCCCAGCAGTGGAGGCAGGGCGTTTGGACTGGAACATGCGGCGGTAGGACTGACTGATGTCGCTGTTTCTGGGGATGGTGGAGGATTTGTCAAAATCTGATGccggctgctgctgctcgcCTTCCTGATCCACTCCCACAGAGTAGTAGTCACAGTCTGATACTATGGGGAACAGAAAACACTACTCTTCAGTATTCTCAAGTTCAGCACAACACATCTAACGGCGTGTTAACACTGGAGGCGTTTCAGCCATGTTTTTTGTCCACGTCTGACAGAACAGATACGCTTCTAATCAATCCAGCTGTCTACGAAGGCCACTTAATATTTTTTACACTTCAACTCTCCTTTTTTCCTGTTTAACGCTTGTAATTACAGTGATTATGTGTTGGTCTCTGAGTGCTGTCAAAATGCCTGAATGCCTCCTGTAAACCACAGATGGAGGACTGAAGCTGTTGCTGCTCTGCCAACACTTGGCCTCCTGTGTGGGCACACTGTAGCAGGATATCGGACCCGTTTCTCACAGTGGAAAGTGCCCTTTTCTGATTTGTTCCTAAGGATTTAATGCATTTGGCGCACTGCTCTATGAGCTCAGCACCTTTTACGAAAGTAAATGGTATAAAAACTATTTGTTACATggcaataaaacatttgatggGCCCGTGATGTGTGCGCACCTTGTGAGGGGATGGTGTCCTCTGAGCAGCAGGGTGTGTTGGTCTGGCTGCTGTAGCCGCTGGAGCCCTGCAGAGAGTCTCTGCTGGAGCCGTGGATGTCCAGCTGGAGCCCTCGGGCCAGAGCCCTGGCCAGCTCCTCATGGGCCTCCCTGTCCTCCTGCTGGGGTCAACAAGCACgcatgtatttacatttttagtttGCTTTGATTTACCAATTTGACAGCACAATTAATTTAGAATATATACCATTGGAACTGACACACTACCAAAAACCTGTCCAATTAAAAAGCTGCCAGTAAGTCTCATGACCTGTGTTTTACATTTGGTCCGTTTTGAAAACACCATCTGACCTTGGGTGATGTCAAAGAGTGGCTTCCTTTAACCCCTTGTGGTTCCTCCCCTGGCGTGGTGACGTCAGGGCCCTGGTGGCTGCCGGGCTCTGCAGTTTCTCTCCTGTCCTTGCTCCTCTTGAGGGTGTTGACCACTGGCTGCTCGTATGGGCCTGGTTTGGCCCAGTCCTATTCAGACAGACATGATCCAAAACAAGGCAGCGTCACACTTTTCTCCGTGACACAGCAGTTGAAATTGATTCACTTTGGGGGtctttgttttgggttttgtaaCTTTTAATGGGAATTTTCAATAATCACTCCTTAAAATCTTATAAACTTGCTTTTATGTGGAAGTCTTGTGTCTTTTGTCTTCTTACTTTATCTTAactttatcttgttttgttataTTCCCTCTTTTGCTTTGTCTGTCAAAGCGGTTTGTAAACTCTAATCaagttattttaacattttatagactaaatgataAAAACACTAATCAATGGATTAATACAAGACTaagaaaagttaaataaatgttgttgcTACTAATGAGTCATTAATTGATTGACGATTACTGGATTAacttattttataaaatgtagaCAATGACACAATTATCCCAAATTGGTACCGTGCCCAATTTAGGGAATTCATACTACctagtatttattttacataatgagcaacaaaataaagcacacttttgcattttaaaagctgcagtcagcaaatattagatttttttacgtaataattttctgtttaattttccTTCAGttcaatttgttttcaaaacgtggttttaaaaagcagcagcTTGGATCTAATCTGCAGCCAAAATCTGACAATATTGTAAAATAACTGGAGAAATTAAGTCAAACGTATCATAGTAGAGGTCTGCTTGTAAATTATGAAGCTGAGAAGCTGTTGAGGGAATTCGAAACAAAATGGCAGACTAATACAATGAATCCTTGAAGTGTTTGTTCCAAAGTGACTTcaaaagaagaaggaaagacACTGCGAGCATAAGATGAAAGGACATTAACAAAATCAAAAGAAGTAAGGAAAAAAAAGGGGGTGAAAGATGAGAGAAGGATCAAAGAAGTGAAGGAGGAGGACATCAGGGAGAATGAGGATCAAACCTTCCAGGACGGGATTCTGGATGAAGGGATCATTCCAAGCCCTGAGGGGCTGAGAGGCAGGAACTCCCCTGATTGGCTGGAGCCTGACCGAGGCCACGACCCCGTGGGAGAAACATACGAATAGGAGGGCGAGGAGATGGGAGaagtggtggtggaggaggaggaggagtaggtgAAGTATGGCAGATGGAGGTGGGTGTCCTGGGCCTGCAGTACCACTCCGTGCAGACAGAGGGCAGCGTGATGGTCAAAACCATTTGACAACTGAAGGTGAGTGGATGAGGGAgaggcagaaaaacaaattcaaaaattAAAGATGACTGTTATGATGTGAAAACATAATGCACATGAGTGCAGGTGGAGGTGCTACATGTCGCAGCAGGAGCTCAGCAATCTTTTATAATAGAAATATGTCAGCCTCTGCTCGGGTTGGGTTCCAGTAAGCGGTTCCACTTTGAACCTGGTGTTATATGCAAGTGTCCCCATCTTCTAAGTAACCTTAAACCTTAACTTAACCCCAACCAGTTGTCTGTGAAGCTTAATTATAACCTAAGCCTAACTCAGATGGTGCGAGAAAGGAGAAGGAAACTTCACACAAGACCAGAACCAGGTCATCAAAATACTCAAGATTTGCTAAATTTTCATGCAAACAAATCTCTAATTAAACCTTTAACCTCtccatgtctttgtgtgtttttaattatcAAAGAAGAGCAATGAAGAAAACATTTAGGCAGCAGCTTCTCATTTTTAGTCCGTCGCCTTGGTtggttaaaataacaaatgccAAAAGTGGCAGATTATATTAACTGCAACTTATGTTACTTCTGCAATTAAAACGTTGGCTGTCTGATTTAAGTGATCCCTGCAAACCAGTGTCTGTACTCAGCCAACGATCATATGTGAGAGAAACCGTACAAAAGCAAGTCAGATTAACAGATTGGTCAGTCTTTTCCAGATAAATAATCCACAGTGGCTGATCACGTCTCCCAGTTCACCTTAAAATACTGATTCATGAAAGtattatttgcattttttcatGTAACTGATGAAAAATGAAGTTTAAAAGTAACTAGATCTGCAGCTTTGCAACACAAGCAGGCTGAGGTGGACAAACACAGTAAAGAAATGATCGGACTGATCCATTATCCAAATCTGCCTTGTTAACGATCCTTAAGATCAGCTCAGGACATCTCTAGAAATTCTCTTTGATAAgggattttaaaaaagtggATCAGATAAAATGCCACTGAAGCCCAACCTTTGCCTTTCTTTGTATTTTACGCTGAATGACAAATGCCTTACAACAgtaaaaaactgttaaaaacaagcaaacaaagcaTCGATTGATTATTTAAAAGCTCCATGTGGTACCTCCAAACACAAAGTAACACCGTGTGACGCCGGTATCACCGAACCAGTAACCTCACAGacgtgcgagtgtgtgtgtgtgtttgttttcacgTGTAGATGTTCACCTGTTGTAACCCAGAGCGCGGCTCGCAGTGtgaaggggaggaagaggaggaagaggaaggcgCCTCACTGACAGACTGAGAAGGTAAAGGAGAGACACACGACTGCAGCACCGCCATGCagagcgcgcacacacacacacaaagagtgaGCAATTAGCAGGATGcaagaaaacagacaggaaagCAGAAGAAGCGTGACAAAGGTTAGTGTAAATAACAGCAGAAGGATTAGCAGGTGTGAGCGTGAACTACAGACAGAACAAGCAGCTGttacgaagaagaagaaggagggatAAATGAAGCAGAGGCAGGTTCAGCAGGTGGAATGAGAAGCTGAGGGCTGTGATATTTCATAAGACTTTTAAGAATATCTAAAGTAGTGAGtagtacatttatatttacacactgaacttcACCAAATCAGACATTTGAGTTGACATAAGTCAACACAGTGACGTTTTGTGGACATATATAAGTTTTGGGACTAGACTAGGGTTTTGGTTAGTGTTTAGTTAGCAATGTTGTGTTTGCGTGAGCTTGTGCTTTAATGCAAGGACCTGGAAAGTAATATCTTGGGTACCCTCTTCTTCAAAGGGCTGTTTGAGGATTAAGACTAGGTTTTAGAATTGAGGGTTATGGGTTAGGGAAAGCAATATGTCAcgagaatgtaaaaaaaaaaacacaaccctGAATTTCTTTAATCCAGTTTTGCAGTCAGGGGATAACGTCCTGGAAAATTACAACTTGGAATTTTGTCCTGGGTTGTTTTGTAGGTGTCCAAAGCTCCCAAAATGTATTTTCGTCCGATGTCTTTGCTTAGAAGCTAAAACTTGGGTTTTGTTTTAGTGATGAGGTGAAGTTAAATCAGAGGGGAGGCTTGTAATGCTTTGAACATCTCAGAACCGGGAGAGCGCTTGAATGTCCCCTGAGTGTACACCTCACCTATGAATCTCTCTTAAAGAATGAGATAGACAAACCTAAATTAGACTTTTCAATAAATATCTTACTCTTGCAACGGGAAAATACCTCTgattatatgtatatttattttacatttgggTTAGAGTTAAGTTAATTGAGAGAAAATTAGTCGGCAACTATTGTGATCAATTAatagtttcatttttatttttctggttTCAGTTTCTACAATGTGaggatgtgctgcttttctttgttttatataattgtaaactaaatatctttgggttttggactgttggtttgacaaaacaagacatttgtcTTGCTTAGGAAAGGAAACCCTGAAGGGAATAAGCGAGCACTGGCTGCACCCTGTGAGCTAATGAATGCACAGTATAAAAGCAACCTGGAGGATGTTCTGACCTCACTGGAGGAAGAAGAGTGCAACAGAACATAGTGAATAATGTACAGTGTGTACATTATTATACCCTTATCGGAGTTCTTTTCAAGTTTCTCCGCTTGCCAATAACTATTTCTCAGTGTGTTTCTTCGTATCTGTTTTCAATCTCTGCACATGCTCCTTACCTGCGAGCTCTCCGGAGGCATGGGTGAGGGGGATTTGGACTGGAAGGCGTCCTGGGAGATGAAGCCAGAGTCGTGGGAGGAGACTGAGGATAGGCGGGGCGGCGTCTGCTGGGGGAGcactgaggaggaagaggaggaggaggcacgGTAACGGAAATGGGAGGTGGGGGAGTGGCAGTGTGAGCCGCTGGAGCGAGAGTCGCTGCTGTTCACGCTGTTCAGGCTGCTGTAGGACGGAGAGGGGAGGAGATGTCAGAAAGCAAGATAAATGCAACGAGACTCACAATTCAACTGTTAAAATTATACTTTCTATAATTTGGATGAACTTTCCCTTTAACACAGTGACACGGCAACTTGGCGTCATAAATGATAAACGCTACTCAGCTTTACAGTCAACATATCAAACACTCAAATTACACTTCACTTTGACTTTAAATCTACAAAAACACTCAAGTGGTAAATGGTTTGATGCCATTTGGAGTACaaagatttatttaacatttattagtTTTAATTTGATGAACATAAACCAGTTATAACCATTTCTCAATTTGACTAAATCTACCACACAGcacaatatatacattttctaTCAAAGAATAAACAGACAATGCAAACATACTACAGGCACAGATGTTCAGTCTCCCAGCCTTAACCTATGTGCCTCCCACCTGGTTGTCTGGTTTTTCATTTGACAACCCGAAACTTGAGCCAAGTTTACAGGACATTTAAATCTGAAATAGAATCTACTGTGGCCGAGCTGAGCAGCGACATATAAGGCAAAGAGTTTTGGATGATATGACCTGCTGCCTCTCCAAACTTTAGAATTAAGACTAATCATTATCGTCTCACTCATAAACTCAACAAACTATTTCTCATCTCTGAATTACTGAGAAACCGTTTTCTCCCCCCTTTAACTCAGAGAGTtttgacaaaagtttaaaaacagcCTCTGTGTCTTTCCTATGTGAAAATCAGAAAAGGTCTGTAACCCAAGCCGATGCTTACTGAGTCCTGCCAGACCACAGTGAGCTTTAAAGGACTGGGTTTTGGGAACCAGACCAAATGCACTGACCCTCTTATGATCCCTCCTGCTATGAAGAAACCACTTGAATAATCCTCATCTGGACA includes these proteins:
- the LOC123976691 gene encoding protein MTSS 1-like; the encoded protein is MVTERDGVKEDYRKTEEMVFGMVIKTSLGWSVRPWSSYLHAAKISGGTRDIGSALTRMCMRHRSIEAKLRQFSMVFLDCLINPLQEQMEEWKRVANTLDKDHAKEYKKARQEIKKRSSDTLKLQKKAKKADVFGRGDLQPQLDSAMQDVSDKYLLLEETEKQAVRKALVEERSRFCCFVSMLKPVVEEEMSMLGEITHLQTLTDDLKTLTMDPHKLPASSEQVILDLKGSECTWSYQTPPSSPSTTVSRKSSMCSSLNSVNSSDSRSSGSHCHSPTSHFRYRASSSSSSSVLPQQTPPRLSSVSSHDSGFISQDAFQSKSPSPMPPESSQLSNGFDHHAALCLHGVVLQAQDTHLHLPYFTYSSSSSTTTSPISSPSYSYVSPTGSWPRSGSSQSGEFLPLSPSGLGMIPSSRIPSWKDWAKPGPYEQPVVNTLKRSKDRRETAEPGSHQGPDVTTPGEEPQGVKGSHSLTSPKEDREAHEELARALARGLQLDIHGSSRDSLQGSSGYSSQTNTPCCSEDTIPSQVSDCDYYSVGVDQEGEQQQPASDFDKSSTIPRNSDISQSYRRMFQSKRPASTAGLPSNPSAIITPGVATIRRTPSSKPNLRRPSGGLSLGPIPIKPPMIPVKTPTVPEHPGFPSRAASEDGNTQRTPLSPPTTLLSPGNSGPLSQRSGSWETQHLGEGSDPPTPPPQPSGRASEWERQPLPELLEETEYSEVEDFLVAIRRGVRLKRTATNDRSAPSIH